Proteins from a genomic interval of Daphnia pulex isolate KAP4 chromosome 4, ASM2113471v1:
- the LOC124193048 gene encoding AFG3-like protein 2 isoform X2 — protein MAYRQASAFRNLELLVQNSFTRRQLSRTIIERNLHLLNGNSPSHSKIRTILQQWRLHFSEKPPKGFEKYFKPGNTAKNASKEAPKEVPKDAAPKETPKETPKSGPFGTGPPSGKPFSMKDGRGEGGKEKYMIYAAIGTVCVLGALTYLELNNREITWKEFINNYLAKGMVEKLEVVNKKWVRVRLPAGSNTSDGSSLWFNIGSVDSFERNLENAQIELNVESQNFVPVVYKTEMDGSTVKDLIPTLLIIGFLIFMLKRSSEMMGGAAGRGKGRGGGLFGGVMESTAKLINPTDIKVQFKDVAGCEEAKIEIMEFVNFLKNPQQYMDLGAKIPKGAILTGPPGTGKTLLAKATAGEANVPFITVSGSEFLEMFVGVGPSRVRDMFAMARKHAPCILFIDEIDAVGRKRGGRNFGGHSEQENTLNQLLVEMDGFNTTTNVVVLAATNRLDILDNALLRPGRFDRQIYVPAPDIKGRASIFKVHLATLKSNLNKDDLARKMAALTPGFTGADIANVCNEAALIAARDLNESIELKHFEQAIERVVAGMEKKSNVLQPEEKKTVAYHEAGHAVAGWFLEHADPLLKVSIIPRGKGLGYAQYLPKEQYLYTAEQLFDRMCMTLGGRVSEQIFFGRITTGAQDDLKKVTQSAYAQVVHYGMNEKVGNVSFDMPQPGEQVLEKPYSEETAQLIDSEVRVLIGTAYKSTHELLTLHKEKVLKVAERLLKQEILNRDDMIELLGPRPFPEKSTYEQFVEGTGSLDEDTSLPEGLKGWNKKKETEPEKKDTDKKSSS, from the exons ATGGCTTATCGCCAAGCAAGTGCTTTTCGAAATTTAGAATTGTTGGTGCAAAATAGTTTCACCAGACGACAACTAAGCCGGACGATT ATTGAACGGAATCTTCATCTTTTGAATGGAAACTCACCATCTCACAGCAAGATACGGACCATTCTACAACAGTGGCGTCttcatttttctgaaaaacCCCCTAaaggatttgaaaaatattttaagccAGGAAATACTGCAAAAAATGCATCAAAAGAAGCTCCTAAAGAAGTACCAAAGGATGCAGCTCCAAAAGAAACACCTAAAGAAACACCCAAAAGTGGTCCATTTGGCACAGGGCCTCCGTCTGGAAAACCATTTTCTATGAA aGACGGCCGTGGCGAAGGaggcaaagaaaaatacatgaTTTACGCTGCCATCGGCACTGTTTGTGTTTTGGGTGCCCTCACTTACCTCGAATTGAATAACAGAGAAATAACGTGGAAAGAATTTATCAATAA cTATCTTGCTAAAGGAATGGTCGAGAAATTAGAAGTCGTTAACAAAAAGTGGGTTCGAGTTCGACTACCTGCTGGAAGTAACACATCCGATGGG AGCTCTCTATGGTTTAACATAGGAAGTGTAGATTCATTTGAAAGGAATTTGGAGAATGCCCAAATTGAATTAAACGTAGAATCCCAAAATTTTGTGCCAGTTGTATACAAGACTGAAATGGATGGTAGCACTGTGAAGGATTTGATTCCGACTTTGCTCATTAtag gttttttgaTCTTCATGCTAAAACGTTCAAGTGAAATGATGGGTGGAGCTGCCGGTCGTGGCAAGGGCCGCGGTGGTGGCTTGTTTGGAGGTGTAATGGAATCCACTGCCAAGCTGATTAATCCTACCGATATCAAAGTTCAATTCAA GGATGTTGCTGGCTGTGAAGAAGCTAAAATTGAAATCATGGAATTCgtcaactttttaaaaaatccccaGCAGTATATGGATCTAGGAGCTAAGATTCCAAAAGGAGCAATTCTTACTG GGCCACCTGGAACTGGTAAAACTCTCCTGGCAAAAGCTACGGCAGGCGAGGCCAATGTTCCATTCATTACCGTGTCGGGATctgaatttttagaaatgtttGTTGGTGTTGGACCATCTCGA GTTCGAGATATGTTCGCCATGGCCCGTAAACATGCTCCTTGCATTCTTTTCATTGACGAAATCGACGCGGTTGGTCGTAAAAGAGGAGGCCGTAACTTTGGGGGCCATTCAGAGCAAGAAAATACGCTTAACCAACTGCTGGTTGAGATGGATG GTTTCAACACGACAACTAACGTTGTCGTTTTGGCCGCCACCAACAGATTGGACATCTTGGATAATGCTTTGTTGCGTCCTGGGAGATTCGATCGTCAAATTTATGTTCCTGCTCCAGACATTAAGG GTCGTGCCTCTATTTTCAAAGTCCATTTGGCCACCCTGAAGAGCAACCTCAACAAAGACGATCTGGCTCGCAAGATGGCAGCTTTGACTCCGGGATTCACAGGTGCGGATATTGCCAACGTCTGCAATGAAGCCGCTTTGATAGCCGCTCGCGATCTAAACGAGTCTATTGAACTCAAGCACTTTGAGCAAGCTATCGAGCGTGTTGTTGCCGGCATGGAAAAGAAGAGCAACGTTCTTCAgccggaagaaaagaaaacggtcgCCTATCACGAGGCTGGTCACGCTGTAGCTGGATGGTTCCTTGAACACGCCGATCCACTTTTGAAG GTCTCCATCATCCCCCGCGGCAAAGGTTTGGGTTACGCACAGTATTTGCCAAAAGAGCAATATTTGTACACGGCGGAGCAGCTCTTTGACCGGATGTGCATGACACTGGGTGGTCGAGTGTCGGAGCAGATCTTCTTCGGTCGCATCACAACCGGCGCTCAGGATGATTTGAAGAAAGTCACACAGAGCGCCTACGCTCAAGTCGTTCACTACGGCATGAATGAAAAGGTGGGCAACGTCAGCTTTGACATGCCGCAACCAGGAGAGCAAGTGTTGGAGAAACCTTATTCCGAAGAGACCGCACAGTTGATTGATAGCGAAGTTCGCGTCTTGATTGGCACAGCCTACAAGAGCACCCACGAACTCTTGACCCTACACAAGGAGAAAGTCTTGAAG GTTGCCGAGCGTCTgttgaaacaagaaattctCAATAGAGATGACATGATTGAATTACTCGGCCCACGACCCTTCCCCGAAAAATCCACGTACGAGCAGTTTGTTGAGGGAACTGGCTCGCTGGACGAAGACACGTCCCTTCCAGAAGGTTTGAAAGGATGGAACAAAAAGAAGGAGACGGAGCCGGAGAAGAAGGACACCGATAAGAAATCGTCATCATAA
- the LOC124193051 gene encoding centromere protein L-like — protein sequence MSRRKSSILLPFNLNATKTVNQTDENVTALRTTIKTPQFKTPASRRRTVVEIVEPELDENDLEEFEDLKRKMWSVYRVSDLNSFDHTKPTTFPRYGRILSRYLVNSFSTQAVTLQAKFVLKPDIQGFDQEDLPVHIKVEDVQLSQPRLVYEGLLLSARKSEESRADGVVHLPVLLARGPLSVRDKVHHCLSAVFSSSINEVSIPTDDMHWMIAAWSGFLNESRNNKEVSFMYGIPSRTDTIQCQYSVNFIKDLWSCIHDMDNRDVELSEVKRFYSSLIKHTANTVGLNLNNVPLIMYKTPDFELHTVGKVKVNTLEFIPRILHFIADLCEKKHE from the exons ATGAGCCGACGAAAAAGCAGTATTTTATTGCCCTTCAACCTCAATGCAACTAAAACTGTTAATCAAACGGACGAAAATGTCACTGCTTTACGAACCACAATCAAGACGCCACAATTTAAGACGCCTGCAAGTCGGCGGCGGACTGTGGTTGAGATTGTGGAACCAGAGTTGGATGAAAATGACCTTGAAGAATTTGAAG atttgaAGCGGAAAATGTGGAGTGTCTATCGTGTGTCTGACTTGAATAGCTTTGACCATACAAAACCAACCACGTTTCCCCGATATGGACGTATTTTATCAAGATACCTGGTCAACTCTTTCAGCACTCAAGCAGTGACATTACAGGCAAAATTTGTACTTAAACCGGATATTCAAGGATTTGACCAAGAAGATCTACCAGTTCACATTAAAGTTGAAGATGTACAGCTATCACAGCCTAGACTTGTTTACGAAG GTCTCCTTTTATCAGCTCGTAAATCTGAAGAATCAAGAGCCGACGGTGTTGTTCATTTGCCGGTTCTTTTGGCAAGAGGCCCACTAAGTGTTAGAGATAAAGTTCACCATTGCTTGTCTgccgttttttcttcctccatAAACGAAGTTTCAATTCCCACCGATGACATGCATTGGATGATTGCAGCTTGGTCAGGATTCTTAAACGaatcaagaaataataaagaagtAAGCTTTATGTATGGCATTCCTTCAAGAACAGACACTATCCAATGTCAATACTCTGTAAATTTCATCAAGGACCTTTGGAGCTG CATCCATGATATGGACAACCGCGATGTAGAATTGAGCGAAGTAAAAAGATTCTACTCTTCGTTGATAAAACACACTGCAAACACTGTTGGTCTAAACTTGAATAACGTTCCTTTGATCATGTACAAAACTCCTGATTTTGAACTTCATACTGTTGGGAAA GTTAAAGTGAACACTCTCGAATTCATCCCTAGGATTTTACATTTCATTGCTGACttatgtgaaaaaaaacatgaatga
- the LOC124193048 gene encoding AFG3-like protein 2 isoform X1 yields the protein MAYRQASAFRNLELLVQNSFTRRQLSRTIIERNLHLLNGNSPSHSKIRTILQQWRLHFSEKPPKGFEKYFKPGNTAKNASKEAPKEVPKDAAPKETPKETPKSGPFGTGPPSGKPFSMKYEFKFGSSGGKDGRGEGGKEKYMIYAAIGTVCVLGALTYLELNNREITWKEFINNYLAKGMVEKLEVVNKKWVRVRLPAGSNTSDGSSLWFNIGSVDSFERNLENAQIELNVESQNFVPVVYKTEMDGSTVKDLIPTLLIIGFLIFMLKRSSEMMGGAAGRGKGRGGGLFGGVMESTAKLINPTDIKVQFKDVAGCEEAKIEIMEFVNFLKNPQQYMDLGAKIPKGAILTGPPGTGKTLLAKATAGEANVPFITVSGSEFLEMFVGVGPSRVRDMFAMARKHAPCILFIDEIDAVGRKRGGRNFGGHSEQENTLNQLLVEMDGFNTTTNVVVLAATNRLDILDNALLRPGRFDRQIYVPAPDIKGRASIFKVHLATLKSNLNKDDLARKMAALTPGFTGADIANVCNEAALIAARDLNESIELKHFEQAIERVVAGMEKKSNVLQPEEKKTVAYHEAGHAVAGWFLEHADPLLKVSIIPRGKGLGYAQYLPKEQYLYTAEQLFDRMCMTLGGRVSEQIFFGRITTGAQDDLKKVTQSAYAQVVHYGMNEKVGNVSFDMPQPGEQVLEKPYSEETAQLIDSEVRVLIGTAYKSTHELLTLHKEKVLKVAERLLKQEILNRDDMIELLGPRPFPEKSTYEQFVEGTGSLDEDTSLPEGLKGWNKKKETEPEKKDTDKKSSS from the exons ATGGCTTATCGCCAAGCAAGTGCTTTTCGAAATTTAGAATTGTTGGTGCAAAATAGTTTCACCAGACGACAACTAAGCCGGACGATT ATTGAACGGAATCTTCATCTTTTGAATGGAAACTCACCATCTCACAGCAAGATACGGACCATTCTACAACAGTGGCGTCttcatttttctgaaaaacCCCCTAaaggatttgaaaaatattttaagccAGGAAATACTGCAAAAAATGCATCAAAAGAAGCTCCTAAAGAAGTACCAAAGGATGCAGCTCCAAAAGAAACACCTAAAGAAACACCCAAAAGTGGTCCATTTGGCACAGGGCCTCCGTCTGGAAAACCATTTTCTATGAAGTACGAGTTTAAATTTGGATCTTCAGGGGGAAA aGACGGCCGTGGCGAAGGaggcaaagaaaaatacatgaTTTACGCTGCCATCGGCACTGTTTGTGTTTTGGGTGCCCTCACTTACCTCGAATTGAATAACAGAGAAATAACGTGGAAAGAATTTATCAATAA cTATCTTGCTAAAGGAATGGTCGAGAAATTAGAAGTCGTTAACAAAAAGTGGGTTCGAGTTCGACTACCTGCTGGAAGTAACACATCCGATGGG AGCTCTCTATGGTTTAACATAGGAAGTGTAGATTCATTTGAAAGGAATTTGGAGAATGCCCAAATTGAATTAAACGTAGAATCCCAAAATTTTGTGCCAGTTGTATACAAGACTGAAATGGATGGTAGCACTGTGAAGGATTTGATTCCGACTTTGCTCATTAtag gttttttgaTCTTCATGCTAAAACGTTCAAGTGAAATGATGGGTGGAGCTGCCGGTCGTGGCAAGGGCCGCGGTGGTGGCTTGTTTGGAGGTGTAATGGAATCCACTGCCAAGCTGATTAATCCTACCGATATCAAAGTTCAATTCAA GGATGTTGCTGGCTGTGAAGAAGCTAAAATTGAAATCATGGAATTCgtcaactttttaaaaaatccccaGCAGTATATGGATCTAGGAGCTAAGATTCCAAAAGGAGCAATTCTTACTG GGCCACCTGGAACTGGTAAAACTCTCCTGGCAAAAGCTACGGCAGGCGAGGCCAATGTTCCATTCATTACCGTGTCGGGATctgaatttttagaaatgtttGTTGGTGTTGGACCATCTCGA GTTCGAGATATGTTCGCCATGGCCCGTAAACATGCTCCTTGCATTCTTTTCATTGACGAAATCGACGCGGTTGGTCGTAAAAGAGGAGGCCGTAACTTTGGGGGCCATTCAGAGCAAGAAAATACGCTTAACCAACTGCTGGTTGAGATGGATG GTTTCAACACGACAACTAACGTTGTCGTTTTGGCCGCCACCAACAGATTGGACATCTTGGATAATGCTTTGTTGCGTCCTGGGAGATTCGATCGTCAAATTTATGTTCCTGCTCCAGACATTAAGG GTCGTGCCTCTATTTTCAAAGTCCATTTGGCCACCCTGAAGAGCAACCTCAACAAAGACGATCTGGCTCGCAAGATGGCAGCTTTGACTCCGGGATTCACAGGTGCGGATATTGCCAACGTCTGCAATGAAGCCGCTTTGATAGCCGCTCGCGATCTAAACGAGTCTATTGAACTCAAGCACTTTGAGCAAGCTATCGAGCGTGTTGTTGCCGGCATGGAAAAGAAGAGCAACGTTCTTCAgccggaagaaaagaaaacggtcgCCTATCACGAGGCTGGTCACGCTGTAGCTGGATGGTTCCTTGAACACGCCGATCCACTTTTGAAG GTCTCCATCATCCCCCGCGGCAAAGGTTTGGGTTACGCACAGTATTTGCCAAAAGAGCAATATTTGTACACGGCGGAGCAGCTCTTTGACCGGATGTGCATGACACTGGGTGGTCGAGTGTCGGAGCAGATCTTCTTCGGTCGCATCACAACCGGCGCTCAGGATGATTTGAAGAAAGTCACACAGAGCGCCTACGCTCAAGTCGTTCACTACGGCATGAATGAAAAGGTGGGCAACGTCAGCTTTGACATGCCGCAACCAGGAGAGCAAGTGTTGGAGAAACCTTATTCCGAAGAGACCGCACAGTTGATTGATAGCGAAGTTCGCGTCTTGATTGGCACAGCCTACAAGAGCACCCACGAACTCTTGACCCTACACAAGGAGAAAGTCTTGAAG GTTGCCGAGCGTCTgttgaaacaagaaattctCAATAGAGATGACATGATTGAATTACTCGGCCCACGACCCTTCCCCGAAAAATCCACGTACGAGCAGTTTGTTGAGGGAACTGGCTCGCTGGACGAAGACACGTCCCTTCCAGAAGGTTTGAAAGGATGGAACAAAAAGAAGGAGACGGAGCCGGAGAAGAAGGACACCGATAAGAAATCGTCATCATAA